The Megachile rotundata isolate GNS110a chromosome 8, iyMegRotu1, whole genome shotgun sequence genome has a segment encoding these proteins:
- the LOC100879520 gene encoding zinc transporter foi isoform X4, with the protein MSHHFVTVCVVCVLCAAHTPCSAHVELSHAGSTDHNSVKSEKLPDSNEQLQPSWLLMKYKETQQKDVRKMNSNGVGASNDGAAKSSNILDSANNTSSLLVPVAINEAHAKAKNQENVKPNDNIHNTHIPITQEDSSPTRNIELLERLGQIDIIYNGDLNSVQLVKDEDSLNRIRTKRNVDVIDEKYFMKRIFETYGDGTSITMEGFEKLLKKLGLLRLLTDVSKLEEHNVVTSQHENPLDKLKSSQNSGLAEHENEDRKERCLSSKELLSTVARDIPYNFISNNNSTLPSWLFERVCPALVYQLAGESSSDRNGCIRVPENYKPIVNKYLGEDMTRNMVQVWAYSTFSILIISLCGLLGVAVIPFMGKVYYHQLLQFLVALAVGTLCGDALIHLLPHAMMSHDHSHEHSHYDDNHGEADQKEQHNMNMWKGLVAMMGLALFFFTEKALMMLAEWRKLRQRRNKLPTRVRVMRETDGPNSNVVGEKLCKHKYSSYPYCYGEISTETQDNHHNRQHNNHERPPVIEEEKPLTSNCNSVSKIMASDVEKKLNEDWRLEDSIVNTKKTDGADVPLNESESYTVIIREHETKHHGHTHSHGHVHSAPESMSSVAWMVVMGDGLHNFTDGMAIGAAFSANIAGGFSTAIAVFCHELPHEIGDFAVLLKAGMSAKQAVFYNLLSSVLCLFGMIFGVLLGSTPAVSSWMFAAAAGMFIYIALVDMIPELSSSHSVERSFQWQCILQALGLSCGLGIMLIIALYEHDLKNIFSD; encoded by the exons ATGTCACATCATTTTGTCACAGTTTGCGTAGTATGTGTTTTATGTGCTGCACATACTCCTTGTTCAGCACACGTTGAATTGTCACATGCTGGGAGCACAGATCATAATTCTGTCAAGTCTGAAAAGTTACCAGATTCTAATGAGCAATTACAACCATCTTGGTTACTAATGAAGTATAAAGAAACACAGCAGAAAGATGTGAGAAAAATGAATTCAAATGGTGTAGGAGCTTCTAATGATGGTGCTGCTAAATCTTCTAATATATTAGATAGTGCCAACAATACTTCCTCCTTGTTGGTACCAGTTGCCATAAATGAAGCTCATGCTAAAGCAAAAAATCAAGAAAATGTAAAACCTAatgataatattcataatactcATATTCCAATAACACAGGAAGATTCCTCACCCACAAGAAATATAGAATTATTAGAAAGACTAGGtcaaattgatataatttataatggaGACTTGAATTCAGTTCAACTTGTTAAAGATGAAGATTCTCTTAACAGGATCAGGACAAAGAGAAATGTAGATGTTATAGATGAAAAGTATTTCATGAAAAGGATTTTTGAAACTTATGGAGATGGTACAAGCATAACAATGGAAGGTTttgaaaagttattaaaaaaattaggaTTATTAAGGTTGTTAACAGATGTATCTAAATTGGAAGAACATAATGTGGTTACTAGTCAACATGAAAATCCATTAG ataaattaaaaagttcacaAAACAGTGGCCTAGCAGAACATGAGAATGAAGATAGGAAAGAAAGG TGCTTAAGTAGCAAAGAATTATTAAGTACTGTTGCAAGAGATATACCCTATAATTTCATCTCTAATAATAATTCAACATTACCAAGTTGGCTTTTTGAACGCGTGTGTCCAGCTCTTGTTTATCAACTAGCAGGTGAATCAAGTTCAGACAGAAATGGATGTATACGTGTACCAGAAAATTATAAGCCAATAGTTAATAAATACCTTGGGGAAGACATGACACGTAATATGGTTCAAG tgTGGGCCTATTCTACATTCAGTATTTTAATAATCAGTCTATGTGGTTTACTTGGTGTAGCTGTTATACCTTTTATGGGTAAAGTTTATTACCATcagttattgcaatttttagttgCTCTTGCTGTAGGAACACTATGTGGTGATGCTCTTATTCATCTTCTACCACAT GCAATGATGTCTCATGATCACAGTCATGAACATAGTCATTATGATGATAATCATGGTGAAGCAGACCAAAAAGAACAGCACAATATGAATATGTGGAAAGGGCTAGTTGCAATGATGGGTCTTGCACTTTTCTTTTTTACGGAAAAAGCTTTAATGATGTTAGCGGAATGGAGAAAACTTCGACAACGTCGtaataaa tTACCTACACGTGTTAGAGTAATGAGAGAGACTGATGGACCAAACAGCAATGTTGTTGGAGAGAAATTGTGCAAACACAAATATTCGTCGTATCCATACTGTTACGGCGAAATTAGCACTGAGACTCAAG ataatcaTCACAATCGTCAACATAATAATCATGAAAGACCTCCCGTGATCGAGGAGGAAAAACCTTTGACATCAAATTGCAATTCGGTTTCAAAAATTATGGCCAGTGACGTAGAGAAGAAATTAAATGAAGATTGGAGGCTAGAGGACTCCATCGTAAATACGAAGAAAACTGATGGTGCAGATGTACCATTAAACGAGTCAGAAAGTTACACCGTTATTATACGTGAACATGAAACAAAACACCATGGTCATACCCATTCCCATG gTCATGTCCATTCTGCGCCAGAATCAATGTCAAGCGTTGCTTGGATGGTAGTAATGGGTGACGGTTTACACAATTTTACAGATGGCATGGCTATAGGTGCCGCTTTTTCAGCAAATATAGCAGGTGGTTTTTCTACAGCGATAGCTGTATTTTGCCACGAATTACCCCACGAGATag GAGACTTCGCAGTTTTATTAAAAGCCGGAATGAGTGCTAAACAGGctgttttttataatttgttatcTTCCGTACTTTGTTTGTTCGGTATGATATTTGGTGTATTATTAGGAAGTACACCTGCTGTAAGTAGTTGGATGTTTGCTGCTGCTGCAGGAATGTTTATATATATAGCACTAGTAGACATG ATTCCAGAATTATCTTCAAGTCACTCTGTGGAACGTAGCTTTCAATGGCAGTGTATTTTACAAGCATTAGGGCTATCGTGTGGTCTGGGAATAATGTTAATTATAGCACTATACGAACATGATCTTAAGAATATATTCAGTGATTAA
- the LOC100879520 gene encoding zinc transporter foi isoform X1 — MILCATNINIYYMIMYVLLLFLKYIVIQGHCYTWMGYHYHYHCCIDTSFLFDRLNMSHHFVTVCVVCVLCAAHTPCSAHVELSHAGSTDHNSVKSEKLPDSNEQLQPSWLLMKYKETQQKDVRKMNSNGVGASNDGAAKSSNILDSANNTSSLLVPVAINEAHAKAKNQENVKPNDNIHNTHIPITQEDSSPTRNIELLERLGQIDIIYNGDLNSVQLVKDEDSLNRIRTKRNVDVIDEKYFMKRIFETYGDGTSITMEGFEKLLKKLGLLRLLTDVSKLEEHNVVTSQHENPLDKLKSSQNSGLAEHENEDRKERCLSSKELLSTVARDIPYNFISNNNSTLPSWLFERVCPALVYQLAGESSSDRNGCIRVPENYKPIVNKYLGEDMTRNMVQVWAYSTFSILIISLCGLLGVAVIPFMGKVYYHQLLQFLVALAVGTLCGDALIHLLPHAMMSHDHSHEHSHYDDNHGEADQKEQHNMNMWKGLVAMMGLALFFFTEKALMMLAEWRKLRQRRNKLPTRVRVMRETDGPNSNVVGEKLCKHKYSSYPYCYGEISTETQDNHHNRQHNNHERPPVIEEEKPLTSNCNSVSKIMASDVEKKLNEDWRLEDSIVNTKKTDGADVPLNESESYTVIIREHETKHHGHTHSHGHVHSAPESMSSVAWMVVMGDGLHNFTDGMAIGAAFSANIAGGFSTAIAVFCHELPHEIGDFAVLLKAGMSAKQAVFYNLLSSVLCLFGMIFGVLLGSTPAVSSWMFAAAAGMFIYIALVDMIPELSSSHSVERSFQWQCILQALGLSCGLGIMLIIALYEHDLKNIFSD, encoded by the exons atgatattgtgtgccacaaatattaatatatactaCATG ATTATGTATGTTTTACTCTTATTTCTG AAGTATATAGTAATTCAAGGACACTGTTATACTTGGATGGGCtatcattatcattatcattgtTGCATAGATACCAGCTTCCTATTTGAT AGGCTCAACATGTCACATCATTTTGTCACAGTTTGCGTAGTATGTGTTTTATGTGCTGCACATACTCCTTGTTCAGCACACGTTGAATTGTCACATGCTGGGAGCACAGATCATAATTCTGTCAAGTCTGAAAAGTTACCAGATTCTAATGAGCAATTACAACCATCTTGGTTACTAATGAAGTATAAAGAAACACAGCAGAAAGATGTGAGAAAAATGAATTCAAATGGTGTAGGAGCTTCTAATGATGGTGCTGCTAAATCTTCTAATATATTAGATAGTGCCAACAATACTTCCTCCTTGTTGGTACCAGTTGCCATAAATGAAGCTCATGCTAAAGCAAAAAATCAAGAAAATGTAAAACCTAatgataatattcataatactcATATTCCAATAACACAGGAAGATTCCTCACCCACAAGAAATATAGAATTATTAGAAAGACTAGGtcaaattgatataatttataatggaGACTTGAATTCAGTTCAACTTGTTAAAGATGAAGATTCTCTTAACAGGATCAGGACAAAGAGAAATGTAGATGTTATAGATGAAAAGTATTTCATGAAAAGGATTTTTGAAACTTATGGAGATGGTACAAGCATAACAATGGAAGGTTttgaaaagttattaaaaaaattaggaTTATTAAGGTTGTTAACAGATGTATCTAAATTGGAAGAACATAATGTGGTTACTAGTCAACATGAAAATCCATTAG ataaattaaaaagttcacaAAACAGTGGCCTAGCAGAACATGAGAATGAAGATAGGAAAGAAAGG TGCTTAAGTAGCAAAGAATTATTAAGTACTGTTGCAAGAGATATACCCTATAATTTCATCTCTAATAATAATTCAACATTACCAAGTTGGCTTTTTGAACGCGTGTGTCCAGCTCTTGTTTATCAACTAGCAGGTGAATCAAGTTCAGACAGAAATGGATGTATACGTGTACCAGAAAATTATAAGCCAATAGTTAATAAATACCTTGGGGAAGACATGACACGTAATATGGTTCAAG tgTGGGCCTATTCTACATTCAGTATTTTAATAATCAGTCTATGTGGTTTACTTGGTGTAGCTGTTATACCTTTTATGGGTAAAGTTTATTACCATcagttattgcaatttttagttgCTCTTGCTGTAGGAACACTATGTGGTGATGCTCTTATTCATCTTCTACCACAT GCAATGATGTCTCATGATCACAGTCATGAACATAGTCATTATGATGATAATCATGGTGAAGCAGACCAAAAAGAACAGCACAATATGAATATGTGGAAAGGGCTAGTTGCAATGATGGGTCTTGCACTTTTCTTTTTTACGGAAAAAGCTTTAATGATGTTAGCGGAATGGAGAAAACTTCGACAACGTCGtaataaa tTACCTACACGTGTTAGAGTAATGAGAGAGACTGATGGACCAAACAGCAATGTTGTTGGAGAGAAATTGTGCAAACACAAATATTCGTCGTATCCATACTGTTACGGCGAAATTAGCACTGAGACTCAAG ataatcaTCACAATCGTCAACATAATAATCATGAAAGACCTCCCGTGATCGAGGAGGAAAAACCTTTGACATCAAATTGCAATTCGGTTTCAAAAATTATGGCCAGTGACGTAGAGAAGAAATTAAATGAAGATTGGAGGCTAGAGGACTCCATCGTAAATACGAAGAAAACTGATGGTGCAGATGTACCATTAAACGAGTCAGAAAGTTACACCGTTATTATACGTGAACATGAAACAAAACACCATGGTCATACCCATTCCCATG gTCATGTCCATTCTGCGCCAGAATCAATGTCAAGCGTTGCTTGGATGGTAGTAATGGGTGACGGTTTACACAATTTTACAGATGGCATGGCTATAGGTGCCGCTTTTTCAGCAAATATAGCAGGTGGTTTTTCTACAGCGATAGCTGTATTTTGCCACGAATTACCCCACGAGATag GAGACTTCGCAGTTTTATTAAAAGCCGGAATGAGTGCTAAACAGGctgttttttataatttgttatcTTCCGTACTTTGTTTGTTCGGTATGATATTTGGTGTATTATTAGGAAGTACACCTGCTGTAAGTAGTTGGATGTTTGCTGCTGCTGCAGGAATGTTTATATATATAGCACTAGTAGACATG ATTCCAGAATTATCTTCAAGTCACTCTGTGGAACGTAGCTTTCAATGGCAGTGTATTTTACAAGCATTAGGGCTATCGTGTGGTCTGGGAATAATGTTAATTATAGCACTATACGAACATGATCTTAAGAATATATTCAGTGATTAA
- the LOC100879520 gene encoding zinc transporter foi isoform X2, producing the protein MILCATNINIYYMKYIVIQGHCYTWMGYHYHYHCCIDTSFLFDRLNMSHHFVTVCVVCVLCAAHTPCSAHVELSHAGSTDHNSVKSEKLPDSNEQLQPSWLLMKYKETQQKDVRKMNSNGVGASNDGAAKSSNILDSANNTSSLLVPVAINEAHAKAKNQENVKPNDNIHNTHIPITQEDSSPTRNIELLERLGQIDIIYNGDLNSVQLVKDEDSLNRIRTKRNVDVIDEKYFMKRIFETYGDGTSITMEGFEKLLKKLGLLRLLTDVSKLEEHNVVTSQHENPLDKLKSSQNSGLAEHENEDRKERCLSSKELLSTVARDIPYNFISNNNSTLPSWLFERVCPALVYQLAGESSSDRNGCIRVPENYKPIVNKYLGEDMTRNMVQVWAYSTFSILIISLCGLLGVAVIPFMGKVYYHQLLQFLVALAVGTLCGDALIHLLPHAMMSHDHSHEHSHYDDNHGEADQKEQHNMNMWKGLVAMMGLALFFFTEKALMMLAEWRKLRQRRNKLPTRVRVMRETDGPNSNVVGEKLCKHKYSSYPYCYGEISTETQDNHHNRQHNNHERPPVIEEEKPLTSNCNSVSKIMASDVEKKLNEDWRLEDSIVNTKKTDGADVPLNESESYTVIIREHETKHHGHTHSHGHVHSAPESMSSVAWMVVMGDGLHNFTDGMAIGAAFSANIAGGFSTAIAVFCHELPHEIGDFAVLLKAGMSAKQAVFYNLLSSVLCLFGMIFGVLLGSTPAVSSWMFAAAAGMFIYIALVDMIPELSSSHSVERSFQWQCILQALGLSCGLGIMLIIALYEHDLKNIFSD; encoded by the exons atgatattgtgtgccacaaatattaatatatactaCATG AAGTATATAGTAATTCAAGGACACTGTTATACTTGGATGGGCtatcattatcattatcattgtTGCATAGATACCAGCTTCCTATTTGAT AGGCTCAACATGTCACATCATTTTGTCACAGTTTGCGTAGTATGTGTTTTATGTGCTGCACATACTCCTTGTTCAGCACACGTTGAATTGTCACATGCTGGGAGCACAGATCATAATTCTGTCAAGTCTGAAAAGTTACCAGATTCTAATGAGCAATTACAACCATCTTGGTTACTAATGAAGTATAAAGAAACACAGCAGAAAGATGTGAGAAAAATGAATTCAAATGGTGTAGGAGCTTCTAATGATGGTGCTGCTAAATCTTCTAATATATTAGATAGTGCCAACAATACTTCCTCCTTGTTGGTACCAGTTGCCATAAATGAAGCTCATGCTAAAGCAAAAAATCAAGAAAATGTAAAACCTAatgataatattcataatactcATATTCCAATAACACAGGAAGATTCCTCACCCACAAGAAATATAGAATTATTAGAAAGACTAGGtcaaattgatataatttataatggaGACTTGAATTCAGTTCAACTTGTTAAAGATGAAGATTCTCTTAACAGGATCAGGACAAAGAGAAATGTAGATGTTATAGATGAAAAGTATTTCATGAAAAGGATTTTTGAAACTTATGGAGATGGTACAAGCATAACAATGGAAGGTTttgaaaagttattaaaaaaattaggaTTATTAAGGTTGTTAACAGATGTATCTAAATTGGAAGAACATAATGTGGTTACTAGTCAACATGAAAATCCATTAG ataaattaaaaagttcacaAAACAGTGGCCTAGCAGAACATGAGAATGAAGATAGGAAAGAAAGG TGCTTAAGTAGCAAAGAATTATTAAGTACTGTTGCAAGAGATATACCCTATAATTTCATCTCTAATAATAATTCAACATTACCAAGTTGGCTTTTTGAACGCGTGTGTCCAGCTCTTGTTTATCAACTAGCAGGTGAATCAAGTTCAGACAGAAATGGATGTATACGTGTACCAGAAAATTATAAGCCAATAGTTAATAAATACCTTGGGGAAGACATGACACGTAATATGGTTCAAG tgTGGGCCTATTCTACATTCAGTATTTTAATAATCAGTCTATGTGGTTTACTTGGTGTAGCTGTTATACCTTTTATGGGTAAAGTTTATTACCATcagttattgcaatttttagttgCTCTTGCTGTAGGAACACTATGTGGTGATGCTCTTATTCATCTTCTACCACAT GCAATGATGTCTCATGATCACAGTCATGAACATAGTCATTATGATGATAATCATGGTGAAGCAGACCAAAAAGAACAGCACAATATGAATATGTGGAAAGGGCTAGTTGCAATGATGGGTCTTGCACTTTTCTTTTTTACGGAAAAAGCTTTAATGATGTTAGCGGAATGGAGAAAACTTCGACAACGTCGtaataaa tTACCTACACGTGTTAGAGTAATGAGAGAGACTGATGGACCAAACAGCAATGTTGTTGGAGAGAAATTGTGCAAACACAAATATTCGTCGTATCCATACTGTTACGGCGAAATTAGCACTGAGACTCAAG ataatcaTCACAATCGTCAACATAATAATCATGAAAGACCTCCCGTGATCGAGGAGGAAAAACCTTTGACATCAAATTGCAATTCGGTTTCAAAAATTATGGCCAGTGACGTAGAGAAGAAATTAAATGAAGATTGGAGGCTAGAGGACTCCATCGTAAATACGAAGAAAACTGATGGTGCAGATGTACCATTAAACGAGTCAGAAAGTTACACCGTTATTATACGTGAACATGAAACAAAACACCATGGTCATACCCATTCCCATG gTCATGTCCATTCTGCGCCAGAATCAATGTCAAGCGTTGCTTGGATGGTAGTAATGGGTGACGGTTTACACAATTTTACAGATGGCATGGCTATAGGTGCCGCTTTTTCAGCAAATATAGCAGGTGGTTTTTCTACAGCGATAGCTGTATTTTGCCACGAATTACCCCACGAGATag GAGACTTCGCAGTTTTATTAAAAGCCGGAATGAGTGCTAAACAGGctgttttttataatttgttatcTTCCGTACTTTGTTTGTTCGGTATGATATTTGGTGTATTATTAGGAAGTACACCTGCTGTAAGTAGTTGGATGTTTGCTGCTGCTGCAGGAATGTTTATATATATAGCACTAGTAGACATG ATTCCAGAATTATCTTCAAGTCACTCTGTGGAACGTAGCTTTCAATGGCAGTGTATTTTACAAGCATTAGGGCTATCGTGTGGTCTGGGAATAATGTTAATTATAGCACTATACGAACATGATCTTAAGAATATATTCAGTGATTAA
- the LOC100879520 gene encoding zinc transporter foi isoform X3 — protein MILCATNINIYYMRLNMSHHFVTVCVVCVLCAAHTPCSAHVELSHAGSTDHNSVKSEKLPDSNEQLQPSWLLMKYKETQQKDVRKMNSNGVGASNDGAAKSSNILDSANNTSSLLVPVAINEAHAKAKNQENVKPNDNIHNTHIPITQEDSSPTRNIELLERLGQIDIIYNGDLNSVQLVKDEDSLNRIRTKRNVDVIDEKYFMKRIFETYGDGTSITMEGFEKLLKKLGLLRLLTDVSKLEEHNVVTSQHENPLDKLKSSQNSGLAEHENEDRKERCLSSKELLSTVARDIPYNFISNNNSTLPSWLFERVCPALVYQLAGESSSDRNGCIRVPENYKPIVNKYLGEDMTRNMVQVWAYSTFSILIISLCGLLGVAVIPFMGKVYYHQLLQFLVALAVGTLCGDALIHLLPHAMMSHDHSHEHSHYDDNHGEADQKEQHNMNMWKGLVAMMGLALFFFTEKALMMLAEWRKLRQRRNKLPTRVRVMRETDGPNSNVVGEKLCKHKYSSYPYCYGEISTETQDNHHNRQHNNHERPPVIEEEKPLTSNCNSVSKIMASDVEKKLNEDWRLEDSIVNTKKTDGADVPLNESESYTVIIREHETKHHGHTHSHGHVHSAPESMSSVAWMVVMGDGLHNFTDGMAIGAAFSANIAGGFSTAIAVFCHELPHEIGDFAVLLKAGMSAKQAVFYNLLSSVLCLFGMIFGVLLGSTPAVSSWMFAAAAGMFIYIALVDMIPELSSSHSVERSFQWQCILQALGLSCGLGIMLIIALYEHDLKNIFSD, from the exons atgatattgtgtgccacaaatattaatatatactaCATG AGGCTCAACATGTCACATCATTTTGTCACAGTTTGCGTAGTATGTGTTTTATGTGCTGCACATACTCCTTGTTCAGCACACGTTGAATTGTCACATGCTGGGAGCACAGATCATAATTCTGTCAAGTCTGAAAAGTTACCAGATTCTAATGAGCAATTACAACCATCTTGGTTACTAATGAAGTATAAAGAAACACAGCAGAAAGATGTGAGAAAAATGAATTCAAATGGTGTAGGAGCTTCTAATGATGGTGCTGCTAAATCTTCTAATATATTAGATAGTGCCAACAATACTTCCTCCTTGTTGGTACCAGTTGCCATAAATGAAGCTCATGCTAAAGCAAAAAATCAAGAAAATGTAAAACCTAatgataatattcataatactcATATTCCAATAACACAGGAAGATTCCTCACCCACAAGAAATATAGAATTATTAGAAAGACTAGGtcaaattgatataatttataatggaGACTTGAATTCAGTTCAACTTGTTAAAGATGAAGATTCTCTTAACAGGATCAGGACAAAGAGAAATGTAGATGTTATAGATGAAAAGTATTTCATGAAAAGGATTTTTGAAACTTATGGAGATGGTACAAGCATAACAATGGAAGGTTttgaaaagttattaaaaaaattaggaTTATTAAGGTTGTTAACAGATGTATCTAAATTGGAAGAACATAATGTGGTTACTAGTCAACATGAAAATCCATTAG ataaattaaaaagttcacaAAACAGTGGCCTAGCAGAACATGAGAATGAAGATAGGAAAGAAAGG TGCTTAAGTAGCAAAGAATTATTAAGTACTGTTGCAAGAGATATACCCTATAATTTCATCTCTAATAATAATTCAACATTACCAAGTTGGCTTTTTGAACGCGTGTGTCCAGCTCTTGTTTATCAACTAGCAGGTGAATCAAGTTCAGACAGAAATGGATGTATACGTGTACCAGAAAATTATAAGCCAATAGTTAATAAATACCTTGGGGAAGACATGACACGTAATATGGTTCAAG tgTGGGCCTATTCTACATTCAGTATTTTAATAATCAGTCTATGTGGTTTACTTGGTGTAGCTGTTATACCTTTTATGGGTAAAGTTTATTACCATcagttattgcaatttttagttgCTCTTGCTGTAGGAACACTATGTGGTGATGCTCTTATTCATCTTCTACCACAT GCAATGATGTCTCATGATCACAGTCATGAACATAGTCATTATGATGATAATCATGGTGAAGCAGACCAAAAAGAACAGCACAATATGAATATGTGGAAAGGGCTAGTTGCAATGATGGGTCTTGCACTTTTCTTTTTTACGGAAAAAGCTTTAATGATGTTAGCGGAATGGAGAAAACTTCGACAACGTCGtaataaa tTACCTACACGTGTTAGAGTAATGAGAGAGACTGATGGACCAAACAGCAATGTTGTTGGAGAGAAATTGTGCAAACACAAATATTCGTCGTATCCATACTGTTACGGCGAAATTAGCACTGAGACTCAAG ataatcaTCACAATCGTCAACATAATAATCATGAAAGACCTCCCGTGATCGAGGAGGAAAAACCTTTGACATCAAATTGCAATTCGGTTTCAAAAATTATGGCCAGTGACGTAGAGAAGAAATTAAATGAAGATTGGAGGCTAGAGGACTCCATCGTAAATACGAAGAAAACTGATGGTGCAGATGTACCATTAAACGAGTCAGAAAGTTACACCGTTATTATACGTGAACATGAAACAAAACACCATGGTCATACCCATTCCCATG gTCATGTCCATTCTGCGCCAGAATCAATGTCAAGCGTTGCTTGGATGGTAGTAATGGGTGACGGTTTACACAATTTTACAGATGGCATGGCTATAGGTGCCGCTTTTTCAGCAAATATAGCAGGTGGTTTTTCTACAGCGATAGCTGTATTTTGCCACGAATTACCCCACGAGATag GAGACTTCGCAGTTTTATTAAAAGCCGGAATGAGTGCTAAACAGGctgttttttataatttgttatcTTCCGTACTTTGTTTGTTCGGTATGATATTTGGTGTATTATTAGGAAGTACACCTGCTGTAAGTAGTTGGATGTTTGCTGCTGCTGCAGGAATGTTTATATATATAGCACTAGTAGACATG ATTCCAGAATTATCTTCAAGTCACTCTGTGGAACGTAGCTTTCAATGGCAGTGTATTTTACAAGCATTAGGGCTATCGTGTGGTCTGGGAATAATGTTAATTATAGCACTATACGAACATGATCTTAAGAATATATTCAGTGATTAA